Sequence from the Thermincola ferriacetica genome:
TGACCGCCAATAATAAGATAAACCAACTGCCTAAAAAACTTATAGGTTCTCTCAAAAATACCTTATCGGTATAACGAGTCAGCAGGCCCAAAAACAACAGCGGGTACCTGGCTCGAATACCAGCCGCACCGGCCAATCCCAGCCCCATAGCCAATTCAGCCAATACTCCCATAATGTTCTGCCACCATCCTTCAGTGTTAGTATGGCCCTGTAGAAAACAAAACATGCGCTTATAAAAGCGCATGTTTTTGGCACCCTAGCTGATTCGCTGCTTGATGGTGCCACCGCCGACAACGTAGTCATCCTTATAAAAAACGGCTGCCTGACCCGGTGTCACGGCCCGTTGGGGTTTTTCAAATTCTACCCTCACCCCATCGTCGTGAGGATAAATTATGGCTTTGGCCGGCTGGGCGCTGTACCGTATTTTCACCTCTACTTCCATGGGGTCCTTCAATTCTGGAATATAAATAAAGTTATTGTCCGTTGAGATTAATCCCCGGGCGAAGACATCCTCATTACTGCCCAAAATTACCGCATTGCGTTCGGGGTCAATATCTACCACGTACATGGGCTTCCCCAGGGCAATGCCCAATCCCTTGCGCTGTCCTATTGTATAAAAAGGAATGCCCTCATGCCGGCCCAGTACGTTACCTTCCAGGTCCAAAAAGGGTCCGGGTTTAATTTCCTGGTCAACGTTTTCTTCCAGGAACCGGCGGTAGTTGTTATCAGTAACGAAACATATCTCCTGACTATCAGGTTTATTGGCAACTCTAAGACCTAATTTAGCCGCCATCTCCCTGGCCTCGGCTTTTGTATAATTTCCCAAAGGCATAAGGGTATGTTTCAACTGGTACTGGGTGAGGTTATACAAGGCATAGGTCTGGTCTTTACCTCTGTCCAGGGCACGCCTCATCAGATAACGGCGCCGGGCCTCATCATAAGATAGCCGGGCGTAATGCCCCGTAGCAATGTACTCGGCGCCCAAAGCAAGAGCCTTTTGTAACAAGGCTTCAAATTTGACTTTACGGTTGCAGACAATGCAGGGATTAGGCGTTCTCCCCGCCATGTACTCAGCACAGAAATCGGCAATCACCGTTTTCCGGAACAGATCCCGGAAATTCATCACATAATAGGGAATTCCCAAAGTGTCGGCTACCCTGCGGGCATCTTCAACAGCCGCCAGGGAACAGCAGCCGCCCTCGGCCTGTTCTTCAGCAGGCCAGATCTGCATGGTGACACCGATGACATCATAACCCTGTTCCTGTAAAAGAGCAGCGGCGAGAGAACTGTCAACACCGCCGCTCATAGCTACAACCACTTTGCTTTTTGGCATAATACCTCCTGTCACTGGCCACCGGCCGCTTTGTTCTTATAATCTTCAATTGCCTTATGTAGGGCGTCAGCCGCCAGGTTAGAACAGTGCATTTTTTGCGGCGGTAACCCGCCCAAAGCTTCGGCCACCGCTTTATTGGTAATTTCCAGCGCTTCATCAATGGTTTTACCTTTAACCATTTCCGTTACCATGCTACTGGTGGCGATGGCCGCGCCACAGCCGAAAGTCTTGAATTTTATATCCTTGATTATGTTGTCCTCTACTTTTATAGAGATGCGCATAATATCGCCACAGGTAGGGTTGCCGACCTCGCCAATTCCGCTGGCCTCTTCAATTTCTCCCACGTTCCGGGGATTGGTAAAATGGTCCATTACTTTTTCATTATACATTCGGACAACACTCCTTTTTCTTTTGGTATAAAGGAGACATGGCCCTGAGACGGTCCACAATCTCTGGCAAAAC
This genomic interval carries:
- the mnmA gene encoding tRNA 2-thiouridine(34) synthase MnmA translates to MPKSKVVVAMSGGVDSSLAAALLQEQGYDVIGVTMQIWPAEEQAEGGCCSLAAVEDARRVADTLGIPYYVMNFRDLFRKTVIADFCAEYMAGRTPNPCIVCNRKVKFEALLQKALALGAEYIATGHYARLSYDEARRRYLMRRALDRGKDQTYALYNLTQYQLKHTLMPLGNYTKAEAREMAAKLGLRVANKPDSQEICFVTDNNYRRFLEENVDQEIKPGPFLDLEGNVLGRHEGIPFYTIGQRKGLGIALGKPMYVVDIDPERNAVILGSNEDVFARGLISTDNNFIYIPELKDPMEVEVKIRYSAQPAKAIIYPHDDGVRVEFEKPQRAVTPGQAAVFYKDDYVVGGGTIKQRIS
- the nifU gene encoding Fe-S cluster assembly scaffold protein NifU, with translation MYNEKVMDHFTNPRNVGEIEEASGIGEVGNPTCGDIMRISIKVEDNIIKDIKFKTFGCGAAIATSSMVTEMVKGKTIDEALEITNKAVAEALGGLPPQKMHCSNLAADALHKAIEDYKNKAAGGQ